GATAAAAATAATTTTTCAGCCCTTTATTGGATTCCAATAAGCAAAGCGACAGTAAGTAAAAGTGTATGAATGGTATTAGCCTCAGTACTGCAATTTGCCGGCTATTTAGCTTTCGATTTCCAAACAGCTTATTCTTTAGCCGCAGCAGCCTATCCTTTGTTTTCGGAAATTTGCCTATCACGAAATAAAAGGCCATACTGGACAACGTCAAACCGATTACCGAATAGATGGTTCCAAAGGCAGCCCCGAATAATACTCCGCCAGACATGCAAACCACAATGACGGGAATGAATAAAAATTGCCTTAATAAATGAAAAGTGATAAAAATCAACGGTGCAAACACGCTTCCAGATTGAACGTAGCTCATCACAAGTGTCAGTTTATCATTCATGCTCTCCCTCCAGCTACTCTTTGCTGCTT
The DNA window shown above is from Peribacillus sp. FSL P2-0133 and carries:
- a CDS encoding VTT domain-containing protein, which codes for MNDKLTLVMSYVQSGSVFAPLIFITFHLLRQFLFIPVIVVCMSGGVLFGAAFGTIYSVIGLTLSSMAFYFVIGKFPKTKDRLLRLKNKLFGNRKLNSRQIAVLRLIPFIHFYLLSLCLLESNKGLKNYFYLSFMTNLPVAFVYTVFGHYIADFSPTMIVIILLSLTLLIYLLREKQTVVPWKEFFRSDD